In the genome of Etheostoma cragini isolate CJK2018 chromosome 5, CSU_Ecrag_1.0, whole genome shotgun sequence, the window TGTTCTGCTTGGTGCAGGCTTCCAGGTATGTCTTCATCTTGTATTAGACAATGTCCACCTGGACATCTTGTTAGGACATTGTAGGAGAGTCTTGTTGCATCCCCAGCAACAATCTATGGCAAAGCATGGCATTCACACTGCTTTATTGGTCAGGAAATGTTACAGTAATGGTGTTAGATACTATTAAACACGGATTTCCCTTTTCTGAGCAGAATGGATGGCCTGCGCCAGAAGCTGGAGGGTCAGGGTCTGAAAGATGTGGTCTACATGGTCGTCAACCAGCAGGGGGAGCAAGCACGGCGCCTGCACAACATGCTGGCACAGAGACTGTCAGAGAACATCACGCTCTACAAACAGCCCGAGCAACAGCCTGATGTCTGGCAGACACTGAGCGGACAGAAAGATGACTTTCTCATTTATGACAGGTTTGTCCCCTGTAGTGGATAGTTCATTCATACtttgcaaaatattttattttctgatcctcaaagtgttttttttcttctcaatttTCCATCAGGTGTGGCCGCCTCACTCACAAAATTTCTCTCCCATATTCCATCATTGGACTAGGCCATATTGAGGGTGCGATCAAAGATACCTACTGCAAACGCATATGTGGGGACTGCACTCATGAGGTATAATACCACACATAACTGCAACAATAtgcattaaattaaacatgccTCAAGTCCTCACAGCTTTAATGCGCTGGCATCTCTTTTGGCTCTGTTGTCATTGCTCCTTTCCCAATTTTTCAACAGAGAACTGAGACACCAGAAGGGTGCATGGAGAAAGCAGACACACTGCCTGACGCAGACGCTACCCCAGCTGCAAAGGAAGACACTGGGAATGGTCACGGTCATGGTCACAGGCATGGTCACCACCACGGTCATCACCATGGCTTTAACCATGGTGTTCAGCCCCGTGGCCATGATCACAACCATGGTCATCACCATGGAAGCCATGATGGCCAGCAAAGTGTTGGGCAACATAATCTAGATGTAGGCCAGGTGCAGATGTCACAGGAGGCCCATGAGGTCCCTTTGAAGCCCTGAGTGAATGAAGTTAGGTGAAAGTCAAAGTACAGCTGACAGTTGAGAGCAGGCTCTGACAATGCAGCCGCTCCTAAAGCCAGCTGATGCTGACACTGACGCAGGCTGTTCGGCGATGCAGGGAGTGAGCAACTGGTCGGTCTGTGACACTGTGACGAGGCGCTGCCCGCCTCCTGACAGTGACACGGACAGGGAGTCGATGCAGCCAATCGTGTTGCGGAGACCTGACAGTGACGCTCGCCTCCTGCTGCCTGACAGCAGCCTCAGCCGGCCCAATGAGCCTGACCCCAAGGTGTGAGCTGAGGATGAGAGCAGCTGTAAGCTGGATCTCTGACATCAGCCTCATATTAATACCAGAAACATCGGGGCCAAGTGCTCTTTTTACCAACAAGTATTACCCTGGGAGAGGGCAGGGACAGTCCCTGACAGCATGCATAATGAGACAGATGAACATGAGTCCCAGATCACATTGATAAAGATTAAATAAACTTGATAAACACATCAAGCAAAACATGCATTGACAGCTTGTTAACTTGTCACATTTGGCAACAGCAATGCAAATAATTTGACTAAACCTTAAAGATTATATGACTTGTTTCACCTATCTCCGCTTATCTGTCAGTGGCTTGCTCTCATCCTTTCTCAGAAGTGTAGTTGTCATGTTCACAAATGACCTCCTCCATTTTGCTCTCTCCATCCTTTATGAAACCAGGCGCAGAAACTACGCTCTAGTGGCGTCTGTATGAAGTCaggcaggagagagaggagaaggtaGTTCAGGAACATGATGAATAAACATCTCAAAGTTCAGTATCCAAGGATATTTgaaggaacagaaaaaaataagatagaTTCTTTAAATACTGCAACAAATTAGGCAGGGAGTCAGATAATTACCTGAAAGCACTGGCCCGCTAATGggaaaaataagtcataaaaacattttaaagcaaattgAGTTCATCCCAATGATGTGTTTGGAGGTAGCGCAAGCTATTGATTATTGTTCTTGATTACATGTAACAGCAGTAACtaccataattttttttttacttaagtctGCAAGCTTAAACACATGGCAGGAGTATATTTTACCACATTTCAAATGTTGAGTACGAGATGCTCCTGtatgttttctttgcattttctgGATTTGCTTTGTTGCaaattacacacatatatacaaggCTTGCTTAAAACAAATTCATGACTCTATTGTTTAGAAAAAGGCAGAGGGGAAATGAAAGTGGAGCAATGACTGATGGTGGGAATACACTCAGTACTTAATGAAGGTTTCGGCGGAAAGATAACAATAACCTTGAAAATCTGATGCTTGTACAGAGAACTGTATTATGTTAAGGCTGTCAAACATGGAAACTGAGAGTGGAATAAAGATGGTTGAGTCACTTTTTGAGTTTGTGTCTGTTCTTGGTAAAGTTGGAACACAACGTTAACTGCATAGTGACCTACAAATTTGCTGTTTAAGAAGAATTGCTGGGTCCGGGGCAGGGGAGAGGGACTCTTGGCGGTATTTGGCAACTATCCTGCACGTGCCTGGGAAGTTTGATGTAGTTACAACATCAAAGAAGAAGTGGTCATATCCCCTACAACACTTAATACATTTATGATCGTCATAAAAGTCAGTTGCATGCCATAAAAATCCAGTAACACACATATCTCAAGCCTTCATGCCCATTATGCCGTTAATAAAGTGTTTATTGTCAAATATATTTTGGAGATTTAGGTGAAGAAGCTGTTCTGCCTAATGTTTGTCAGTGGATGGCGATGAAGGTCTACACTGTGAACCACTACAAAACTCAAAACAGCTGGTGAGTTTACTGTCCTCCTTGCTGGCCTAATGTAGGCTTACCAGTTCTAGACAACTCCATCTATTTTTAACAGAGTGCCTCTTCACCTAAAATCCTCCACGGAGGTGGCTTTTCCATTCTGATGAATTACTCTTGCATGTTCAAGGATCATGCACATCAGCCCTCTTTCTGTGGTTTCCTccatacacacatgcacccacacaTGTACCAATTTCAATTCCATTGGTTCTAACTATTCTGATTTGTACGCACATGAGGAAACACGTATGCCACAGTGACGGCTTAAGAGGTTTGCACGAGGAGACTACATGGGATGTGAGTGAGCTCTCATCATTTCAGGGAATGCTTTCActtaaatgtaattagtttCAAAATggacaatgaaaaacaaaccaaaaacaaaaaaaaatccattatttgGTCAGCTGTAATATTCTACATGTTTTGATCAGTTGTAATTTTAAGTATCTAGCAGCTGGTTTATAacatatatgcatatgtatatTGAAGAGTAATGATACACttgttaaatctttttttgcattgataTTATTCTTGATAGACTGTAACAATGGTAAATAGCGTTtattccatttaaataaaaaaaaactgtccatttggtttgtggttgtgtgtttattttgtttgcaCTTTGTGCTAATTTTTCTCTCATGATTTGAACTTACAGCTTTAAACCTGTGAAATTGTCTTTAAGACCATTTCTCAGTAGCTACAGTGTATTTGAATTGCCTT includes:
- the selenop gene encoding selenoprotein Pa isoform X3 translates to MWACLSLLLTLCLLHGGGAESDGGGPRCQLPPAWKIGEVEPMNGAMGQVTVLALFQASULFCLVQASRMDGLRQKLEGQGLKDVVYMVVNQQGEQARRLHNMLAQRLSENITLYKQPEQQPDVWQTLSGQKDDFLIYDRCGRLTHKISLPYSIIGLGHIEGAIKDTYCKRICGDCTHERTETPEGCMEKADTLPDADATPAAKEDTGNGHGHGHRHGHHHGHHHGFNHGVQPRGHDHNHGHHHGSHDGQQSVGQHNLDVGQVQMSQEAHEVPLKPUVNEVRUKSKYSUQLRAGSDNAAAPKASUCUHURRLFGDAGSEQLVGLUHCDEALPAS
- the selenop gene encoding selenoprotein Pa isoform X1, with protein sequence MWACLSLLLTLCLLHGGGAESDGGGPRCQLPPAWKIGEVEPMNGAMGQVTVLALFQASULFCLVQASRMDGLRQKLEGQGLKDVVYMVVNQQGEQARRLHNMLAQRLSENITLYKQPEQQPDVWQTLSGQKDDFLIYDRCGRLTHKISLPYSIIGLGHIEGAIKDTYCKRICGDCTHERTETPEGCMEKADTLPDADATPAAKEDTGNGHGHGHRHGHHHGHHHGFNHGVQPRGHDHNHGHHHGSHDGQQSVGQHNLDVGQVQMSQEAHEVPLKPUVNEVRUKSKYSUQLRAGSDNAAAPKASUCUHURRLFGDAGSEQLVGLUHCDEALPASUQUHGQGVDAANRVAETUQURSPPAAUQQPQPAQUAUPQGVS
- the selenop gene encoding selenoprotein Pa isoform X2 codes for the protein MWACLSLLLTLCLLHGGGAESDGGGPRCQLPPAWKIGEVEPMNGAMGQVTVLALFQASULFCLVQASRMDGLRQKLEGQGLKDVVYMVVNQQGEQARRLHNMLAQRLSENITLYKQPEQQPDVWQTLSGQKDDFLIYDRCGRLTHKISLPYSIIGLGHIEGAIKDTYCKRICGDCTHERTETPEGCMEKADTLPDADATPAAKEDTGNGHGHGHRHGHHHGHHHGFNHGVQPRGHDHNHGHHHGSHDGQQSVGQHNLDVGQVQMSQEAHEVPLKPUVNEVRUKSKYSUQLRAGSDNAAAPKASUCUHURRLFGDAGSEQLVGLUHCDEALPASUQUHGQGVDAANRVAETUQURSPPAAUQQPQPAQ